A section of the Chloroflexota bacterium genome encodes:
- a CDS encoding beta-glucosidase: MAATMIPGIGRPALRGSPRADKDLRPKIVWAHDRRISQGHQVTAERAADLFNELSIAEKAALTAGGSMWGMNGVNRLGIPALKVTDGPNGARGNGIFGSGRSAACFPCGSALGATWDPELVRRVGVALGQEAKTKSCTVLLAPTVNLHRSPLYGRNFECFSEDPHLSARLAVAYVSGVQDQGIACVIKHFVANDAEFERMTINSVVDERTLREIYLPPFEAAVKEAGVWGVMTAYNQLNGTACSANSWLLADLLRGEWGFDGIVMTDWFGFVDTVESARAGLDVEMPGPARMFGAALAEAVDDGRVAVRHLEDQADRVLKLIDRVGAFGSESSDDEKEVDLPEHRALLREAAARSIVLLKNRSGLLPLGGDAKVALIGHNAGRLQLYGGGSAQLRPHYRLNLQESLRASMGPEGSVEYAPGTFVGKFLPLLEGPNLRQPNGLPGLRIEVLGEGGGVLRTQSSAHSELFVVTASGEGGSAVRATGSFDVLEHGNYQFSLAQAGGARLLINDEVLVDGVADPLPPGDSYMGFGSAEKRVAVDLAPGKHSLRIEMEGEAGAGGLLQAARVGFLPPQPANMLSEAVSLARRSDVAVVVVGTNEDYETEGRDRPDMALPDRQDELVRAVCRANPNTVVVVNAASPVDMGWDDDAAAVLQCWFGGQELANALADVMTGAAEPGGRLPTSIPRRLEHSPAYGNFPGEAGQVRYGEGLLMGYRHYDTRDLPVRYRFGHGLSYTSFALAEPQITQRGRGGDLKLAVKVTNTGARAGSAVVQAYVEPPAGPLFRPRRELRAFDRVDLEPGETGTAILGFDDRSFSYWDPAANAWQLHGGKHLIHIGSAVGRYDHQLSVNISAK, translated from the coding sequence GTGGCTGCAACGATGATACCGGGGATCGGGCGCCCGGCCCTCCGGGGTTCGCCAAGGGCAGACAAGGACTTACGCCCGAAAATAGTCTGGGCTCATGACCGCCGGATTTCCCAAGGACATCAAGTGACAGCTGAACGCGCTGCCGACCTCTTCAACGAGCTTTCGATCGCCGAAAAAGCCGCCCTCACCGCCGGGGGCTCGATGTGGGGCATGAACGGCGTAAATCGACTTGGCATTCCGGCCTTGAAGGTCACCGATGGGCCCAACGGGGCGCGCGGGAACGGCATTTTCGGAAGCGGTCGCAGCGCGGCCTGCTTTCCCTGCGGATCGGCGCTTGGCGCGACCTGGGACCCGGAGCTGGTGCGGAGGGTCGGAGTCGCCCTGGGCCAGGAGGCCAAGACCAAATCGTGCACGGTCCTGCTGGCGCCGACCGTGAACCTGCACCGTTCGCCGCTCTACGGGCGCAATTTCGAGTGCTTTTCCGAGGACCCGCATCTCTCGGCGCGACTGGCGGTGGCCTACGTGAGCGGGGTGCAGGACCAGGGGATCGCCTGCGTGATCAAGCACTTCGTGGCCAACGATGCCGAATTCGAGCGCATGACCATCAATTCAGTAGTCGACGAACGAACCCTGCGCGAGATCTACCTGCCCCCGTTCGAGGCCGCCGTGAAGGAGGCCGGAGTCTGGGGCGTGATGACCGCCTACAACCAGCTCAACGGGACCGCCTGTTCGGCCAACAGTTGGCTGCTGGCCGATTTGTTGAGGGGCGAATGGGGTTTCGACGGGATCGTGATGACCGACTGGTTCGGCTTCGTCGACACGGTCGAATCAGCGCGCGCCGGATTGGATGTTGAGATGCCCGGGCCGGCCCGCATGTTCGGAGCGGCGCTGGCCGAAGCCGTCGACGATGGCCGCGTCGCCGTTCGGCACCTTGAAGACCAAGCAGATCGGGTACTGAAACTGATCGATCGCGTCGGCGCGTTCGGTTCCGAATCTTCCGACGACGAAAAAGAAGTTGACCTGCCCGAACACCGCGCCCTGCTGCGCGAGGCGGCCGCCCGCTCGATCGTTCTGCTGAAAAACCGCTCCGGGCTGCTTCCGCTCGGCGGCGACGCCAAGGTCGCCCTGATCGGGCACAACGCCGGGCGGCTGCAGCTCTACGGGGGCGGATCGGCGCAGCTGCGCCCGCACTACCGGTTGAATCTGCAGGAATCCTTGCGCGCATCGATGGGCCCTGAGGGCTCGGTCGAATATGCGCCCGGAACTTTTGTGGGCAAGTTCCTGCCGCTGCTGGAGGGTCCCAACCTGCGCCAGCCCAACGGACTGCCCGGACTGCGTATCGAGGTCCTGGGTGAAGGCGGCGGCGTTCTCCGGACCCAGTCGTCGGCGCATTCGGAACTCTTCGTCGTGACCGCATCCGGCGAGGGCGGTTCCGCGGTGCGGGCCACCGGGTCCTTCGATGTGCTCGAACACGGCAATTACCAGTTCTCGCTGGCCCAGGCCGGCGGGGCCCGCCTGCTGATCAACGACGAAGTCCTGGTCGACGGCGTCGCCGACCCGCTGCCGCCAGGCGATTCCTACATGGGATTCGGCAGCGCAGAAAAGCGAGTGGCGGTAGACCTGGCCCCGGGCAAGCATTCGCTGCGGATCGAGATGGAGGGCGAAGCCGGCGCCGGCGGCCTGCTCCAGGCGGCCCGGGTCGGGTTCCTGCCGCCGCAGCCCGCAAACATGCTTTCCGAAGCAGTTTCCCTGGCGCGCCGGAGCGACGTGGCCGTGGTGGTGGTCGGGACCAACGAGGACTACGAGACCGAGGGCCGCGACCGCCCCGACATGGCCCTGCCCGACCGGCAGGACGAGCTGGTCCGCGCAGTCTGCCGGGCCAACCCGAACACGGTCGTGGTCGTCAATGCCGCATCGCCGGTGGACATGGGCTGGGACGACGACGCGGCAGCGGTATTGCAGTGCTGGTTCGGCGGCCAGGAGCTCGCCAACGCCCTGGCCGACGTGATGACCGGGGCCGCCGAGCCCGGCGGCCGCCTGCCGACCAGCATCCCCCGGCGCCTGGAACATTCGCCCGCCTACGGAAACTTTCCGGGCGAAGCCGGCCAGGTTCGCTACGGCGAGGGCCTATTGATGGGCTACCGGCACTATGACACCCGCGACCTGCCGGTTCGCTACCGCTTCGGTCACGGTCTTTCCTACACCAGCTTCGCGCTGGCCGAGCCGCAGATCACCCAGCGCGGCCGCGGCGGCGACCTCAAGCTGGCGGTCAAGGTCACCAACACCGGGGCGCGGGCCGGCTCCGCGGTGGTGCAGGCTTACGTCGAACCCCCGGCCGGGCCGCTGTTTAGGCCGCGCCGCGAATTGCGCGCGTTCGACCGGGTCGACCTCGAACCGGGAGAGACTGGCACCGCGATCCTGGGATTTGACGATCGCTCGTTCTCCTACTGGGACCCGGCGGCGAATGCTTGGCAGCTGCACGGCGGAAAGCATTTGATACACATCGGTTCCGCGGTCGGCCGGTACGACCACCAGCTGTCCGTGAACATATCGGCCAAGTGA
- a CDS encoding ATP-dependent DNA helicase, producing the protein MTDAASGGRIPSGPDRHSGVGALFAPGGAIARTLGGTFEPRPGQARMAEAVADAIAGEQVLLVEAGTGTGKTFAYIAPGLMARKRMVIATGTRALQDQLVGKDLPQITAALGLPALAVVNLKGASNYLCKFKFAQLRTGQLELEMGTGRPNSRVLRQIGEWSEETATGDFAELTGVGPDDPLLSSIDGSGDMCHGQRCELYSECHVTKVRREAAEADVIVTNQALYLAGISPQPGAEPLLPPHDLAVIDEAHQLEGFASSAFSIEVSRSRWRRIARNLRTASQLSGTRIPVGGGLDNAAEPFFNRLERYVRDVAGGADDGPYRRQVVIDAAAHEGFVGFISEAAAGLISTIDAMKRSLEERIETENSQFDPLIPVASNLLAQHEALHRLLDDPDPEWVLHLQPDRQGRYALLSTPLSVGPILEAQMFGPTRPATAVTLTSATLATAQGFGFTRERLGIGEADELALESPFDHERQALLYVPRDLPPPAVGDERGALAPVVDQIVDLISASDGGVFVLCTSRRRMLQYHELVAERAAGRTFLLQGRASPAALISRFRRERNAVLFATKSFWQGVDIPGRALSMVIVDRLPFPSPAEPVFAARCRAIDAEGRSSFIALSLPLAAMDLKQGFGRLIRSRRDRGVLALLEDRILTRRYGRFLLDALPAVPVTREISKVRAHLAGTRGQS; encoded by the coding sequence GTGACCGACGCGGCCAGCGGCGGGAGGATTCCGTCCGGCCCGGACCGGCATTCGGGGGTAGGCGCCCTCTTTGCGCCGGGCGGAGCGATCGCCCGGACCCTGGGCGGGACGTTCGAGCCGCGCCCCGGTCAGGCCCGGATGGCCGAAGCCGTCGCCGACGCGATCGCCGGAGAGCAGGTTCTGCTGGTGGAGGCCGGCACCGGAACCGGCAAGACTTTCGCCTACATCGCCCCCGGGCTCATGGCCCGAAAGCGCATGGTGATTGCGACCGGCACCCGCGCCCTCCAAGACCAGTTGGTGGGCAAGGACCTGCCGCAGATAACGGCCGCCCTGGGTCTGCCCGCCCTCGCGGTCGTGAACCTGAAGGGCGCCAGCAATTACCTGTGCAAATTCAAATTCGCCCAGCTCCGCACCGGCCAGCTGGAACTTGAGATGGGTACCGGCCGGCCGAATTCCCGGGTTCTGCGGCAGATCGGGGAATGGTCAGAAGAGACCGCGACCGGGGACTTCGCCGAACTCACTGGCGTAGGTCCCGATGATCCGTTGCTCTCATCGATCGACGGATCGGGTGACATGTGCCACGGGCAACGCTGCGAACTCTATTCGGAATGCCACGTGACCAAGGTGCGCCGCGAGGCCGCCGAGGCCGACGTGATTGTGACCAACCAGGCGCTGTACCTGGCCGGCATCTCGCCCCAGCCCGGCGCCGAGCCGTTGCTGCCGCCGCACGACCTGGCGGTCATCGACGAAGCCCATCAGTTGGAGGGGTTCGCCTCAAGCGCGTTTTCGATCGAGGTCTCGCGCTCGCGCTGGCGCCGAATCGCCCGCAACCTGCGAACCGCCAGCCAACTGTCCGGTACCCGAATCCCGGTCGGAGGGGGCTTGGACAACGCGGCCGAACCTTTCTTTAATCGGCTTGAACGATACGTCCGGGACGTGGCCGGCGGGGCCGACGACGGTCCCTACCGGCGCCAGGTCGTCATCGACGCGGCCGCCCACGAGGGTTTCGTCGGCTTCATCTCCGAAGCAGCGGCCGGCCTGATCAGCACGATTGATGCAATGAAACGGTCGCTCGAGGAACGGATCGAAACCGAAAACTCCCAATTCGATCCGCTAATTCCGGTGGCCTCCAACCTTTTGGCCCAGCACGAGGCTTTGCATCGCCTGCTCGACGACCCCGATCCCGAATGGGTCTTGCACCTGCAGCCCGACCGCCAGGGCCGCTACGCGCTGCTGTCCACGCCGCTTTCGGTTGGACCGATTCTTGAAGCCCAGATGTTCGGCCCGACCAGGCCGGCGACCGCGGTAACGCTTACCTCGGCGACCCTGGCCACCGCTCAGGGATTCGGGTTCACCCGCGAGCGGCTGGGGATCGGCGAGGCCGACGAACTGGCGCTGGAGAGCCCGTTCGATCACGAGCGCCAGGCACTGCTCTACGTTCCCCGGGATCTTCCGCCGCCGGCAGTCGGGGATGAACGCGGCGCGCTGGCGCCGGTGGTGGACCAGATCGTCGATTTGATTTCCGCCAGCGACGGCGGAGTTTTCGTGCTCTGCACCAGCCGCCGGCGCATGCTCCAGTACCACGAACTGGTCGCCGAACGGGCCGCCGGGCGCACGTTCCTGTTGCAGGGCCGGGCCTCGCCGGCCGCTTTGATCAGCCGGTTTCGCCGAGAGCGGAACGCGGTCCTATTTGCCACCAAGAGCTTCTGGCAGGGCGTGGACATTCCGGGACGCGCGCTTTCGATGGTGATAGTCGACCGCCTGCCGTTCCCTTCGCCCGCAGAACCGGTTTTTGCGGCGCGGTGCCGGGCAATAGACGCCGAAGGCCGTTCATCTTTCATTGCTCTTTCGCTGCCGCTGGCGGCGATGGATCTGAAGCAGGGATTCGGGCGACTCATCCGCAGCCGCCGGGACCGCGGCGTCCTGGCCCTGCTCGAGGACCGGATCCTAACCCGGCGCTACGGCCGATTCCTGCTGGACGCCCTGCCGGCGGTCCCGGTGACCCGCGAAATCAGCAAGGTGCGGGCGCACCTGGCCGGAACGCGCGGTCAGTCCTAA
- the topA gene encoding type I DNA topoisomerase, whose product MAQRRKSPAKRRSRPAPNLVIVESGTKAQTIKRYLGRDYDVLASVGHVRDLPKGNLGVDIENEFAPTYVVPRDKQKTVTQIRKAAAASDSVLLATDPDREGEAIAWHLMAAADLDEKKTSRVRFHEITESAVRDALNSPEPVDDRLVEAQQARRVLDRLVGFKISPILRRRIPGGSSAGRVQSVALRIVVDRERQRREFVLEEWWTVDGRFGDPGTGVAAFSARLYREGKELRLDAASAEALLDPLGQAEYQVTDRQQSDRRLRPQAPFTTASLQRAASNRLGLSPSQTMRIAQRLYEGVRVPGRGQIGLITYMRTDSVSVSGQALDAVRGYVRTELGEDFLPARPNSYKTRTRNAQEAHEAIRPTEVALSAAVLGEALDSDQRKLYDLIWRQFVASQMVPGTARRLALDVAAGTDSEHVFRVTASRVIEPGCLQVASYGPRISAEESDRFDYLSGRAVGDPIELLEIESQKHASEPPPRYTEAGLIKVLEDEGIGRPSTYAAIIRTLKDRQYVSSQRRVLEPTQVGEFVTDAMAEFFADIVDVAFTARMETELDRVASGELGWVDATGVFWERLDRDLTNAWENLKKPVADELLEEECPRCSRQLVKRLGRNGIFVGCSGFPECRFTRDLQDSGNGEEPTAVGEPCPDCGSDLVYKQGRFGRFIGCESYPDCRYTRQITEPTGVQCPDCGEGQLVVKKTRRGRTFYGCERYPACEYSTWQDPRQKPAQSAPPKTAKKSAKSEPGGAIVGECPRCGKELGVKRGRYGEFVGCSGFPGCRFTGKIADYVAAESSG is encoded by the coding sequence ATGGCCCAACGCCGCAAATCCCCCGCCAAGCGCCGTTCCCGACCGGCGCCGAATCTCGTGATCGTCGAATCCGGGACCAAGGCGCAGACCATCAAGCGCTATCTCGGGCGGGACTATGACGTGCTGGCTTCGGTGGGGCACGTCCGCGACCTGCCCAAGGGCAACCTGGGCGTGGACATCGAGAACGAATTCGCGCCGACCTACGTTGTCCCGCGCGACAAGCAGAAGACCGTGACCCAGATCCGCAAGGCGGCTGCGGCCTCGGACTCGGTGCTCCTGGCCACCGACCCCGACCGCGAGGGCGAGGCCATTGCCTGGCACCTAATGGCGGCGGCCGACCTGGACGAGAAAAAGACCAGCCGGGTGCGGTTTCATGAAATCACCGAATCGGCGGTACGCGATGCGCTGAACTCCCCGGAGCCGGTCGATGACCGTTTGGTCGAGGCGCAGCAGGCGCGCCGCGTTTTGGACCGGCTGGTGGGATTCAAGATCTCGCCCATCCTGCGACGCCGGATTCCGGGCGGATCCTCGGCCGGCCGGGTCCAGAGCGTGGCGTTGCGCATCGTCGTCGACCGCGAGCGCCAGCGACGCGAGTTCGTGCTCGAGGAGTGGTGGACCGTAGACGGCCGGTTCGGCGATCCCGGAACCGGTGTTGCCGCGTTCTCCGCCCGGTTGTATCGGGAGGGCAAGGAACTCAGGCTCGATGCCGCCTCCGCCGAGGCCCTGCTCGATCCGTTGGGGCAGGCCGAATACCAAGTGACCGACCGGCAACAGAGCGACCGGCGCCTGCGCCCGCAGGCACCCTTTACGACCGCCAGCCTGCAGCGAGCGGCCTCCAACCGCCTGGGGCTCTCGCCCTCGCAGACGATGCGCATCGCCCAGCGCCTGTACGAAGGCGTTAGGGTCCCGGGTCGCGGCCAGATCGGCCTGATCACCTATATGCGAACCGATTCGGTCAGCGTGTCCGGCCAGGCCCTTGACGCCGTCCGCGGATATGTCCGGACCGAACTCGGCGAGGATTTTCTGCCCGCGCGGCCCAATTCATACAAGACCCGGACCCGCAACGCGCAGGAGGCCCACGAGGCGATCCGGCCCACCGAGGTCGCCCTTTCGGCGGCGGTGCTCGGCGAGGCCCTGGATTCGGACCAGCGCAAGCTCTACGATCTGATCTGGCGTCAGTTCGTCGCCAGTCAGATGGTGCCCGGGACCGCGCGGCGCCTGGCGCTCGACGTGGCCGCGGGAACCGATTCAGAGCACGTATTCAGGGTCACCGCCTCGCGGGTCATCGAACCGGGCTGCCTTCAGGTGGCAAGTTACGGTCCGCGAATCAGCGCCGAGGAATCGGACCGCTTCGACTACCTGAGCGGACGCGCCGTGGGCGACCCGATCGAATTGCTCGAGATCGAATCGCAAAAGCACGCTTCCGAGCCGCCGCCGCGCTATACCGAGGCCGGCCTGATCAAGGTGCTCGAAGACGAAGGCATAGGGCGCCCCAGCACCTATGCGGCGATCATCCGGACGCTCAAGGACCGCCAGTACGTGTCAAGCCAGCGCCGAGTCCTGGAACCCACCCAGGTAGGCGAATTCGTAACCGATGCAATGGCCGAGTTCTTCGCCGACATAGTCGACGTGGCGTTCACCGCGCGGATGGAAACCGAGCTCGACCGCGTGGCGAGCGGCGAGCTGGGCTGGGTCGATGCCACCGGCGTGTTCTGGGAACGCCTGGACCGGGACCTTACAAATGCCTGGGAGAACCTGAAGAAGCCGGTCGCCGACGAATTGCTGGAGGAGGAATGCCCCCGTTGTTCGCGTCAGTTGGTCAAACGGCTGGGCCGGAACGGCATTTTCGTGGGCTGTTCGGGATTCCCCGAGTGCCGGTTCACCCGCGACCTGCAGGACTCCGGCAACGGCGAGGAACCGACCGCGGTCGGCGAACCCTGCCCGGACTGCGGTTCGGACCTGGTCTACAAACAGGGCCGGTTCGGCCGGTTCATCGGTTGCGAGTCCTACCCCGACTGCCGCTACACGCGCCAGATCACCGAGCCGACCGGAGTGCAGTGCCCGGATTGCGGCGAGGGACAGCTGGTAGTGAAAAAGACCCGCCGCGGCCGGACCTTCTACGGCTGCGAGCGCTACCCGGCCTGCGAGTATTCGACCTGGCAGGACCCGCGCCAGAAGCCGGCCCAGAGCGCCCCTCCCAAAACTGCCAAAAAATCCGCGAAAAGCGAGCCGGGCGGTGCCATCGTGGGCGAATGCCCGCGTTGCGGCAAGGAGCTGGGCGTCAAGCGCGGACGCTATGGCGAATTTGTGGGCTGCAGCGGGTTCCCGGGGTGCCGCTTCACCGGCAAGATCGCCGATTACGTCGCCGCTGAATCGTCCGGTTAG
- the mfd gene encoding transcription-repair coupling factor, with protein MRPDRIAARLTETAEIAAAVERAAADDPSTVVAMPATHAILLAEVVVRSARPHLLVVADENRAEELLREFELWAGGLEVLPFPAPDHLMHAQVSTDHGILAARSRVLKRLTLAASAPVDRGFLIVASARALLPKLCPAREFAERLLALEPGMVLPPARLATRLLDLGFRRSPLVEEPGEFVQRGGLLDFFPADSAHPIRVDFFDDEIESLRYFEVADQRSGAPLETWEVASATEHPVWRGPQVAADLGKLDIDGLRRADQDRLYRQLALLAEGSYFDAAPFLLASGQGESSSLLDFAGAARLVVEDPDAIAWALREQSGAEERLRAQLLKDRQLPRGIGTPLNDPAPLIGALESAHLRLLQSGSGPGADEVYATEAFSSPESYGGRLLHMANELAESGLATILASYQGDRLVDLLTEHGVWATPLAEAGGRLGPGDVVVVRASLMRGWRHRDLGLQLLTDAEIFGRMRRRAAPAAKPAVDEEFLLDLSEGDYVVHVEHGIGRYRGVVRLANAAGDREYLQIEYARDGKLYVPVDQLGRVQRFVGAGEATPRLSRLGTKDWTRAKRKASGAAREIAAELLEIYATRESGPGHSFGPDSDWQLSMEQAFPFVETPDQLTAIEQVKADMESDRPMDRLICGDVGFGKTEVAVRAAFKAAQEGKQVAILVPTTILAQQHHDTFRRRLGSFPLRVALLSRFQSPGRQKKIVADLETGAVDIVIGTHRLLSRDINFADLGLVVVDEEQRFGVAQKERLKKLRAEVDVLTLTATPIPRTLHMALTEVRDISVIESPPHDRRPVKSYVTAYDEGVVREAIDSELARGGQVFVVHNRVNSIYGAAAKISRICPGAKVAVAHGQMPSSALESVMVEFAGGQHDVLVCTAIIENGVDLPNVNTLVVDECWMFGLAQLYQLRGRVGRSATQAYAYFLYSREDRLTEAAQKRLQAVLEANDLGAGLRLAMRDLQIRGAGDMLGANQSGFANSVGLYMYLQMVRDAVREAKGSGPADGQQRRPLTPVDLPLSAYIPDEYAGTYAAKLREYQRLVRADTVSAVEAVAAGLRDRFGEFPDPVANLIYVAKVRAHATELGIDSIATTGADLVMRMDPERFVDRADLRRRLGPGARLGQLGITWPDFEDFPDWRQRLLGYFEHSRADRVGRSAPAAPG; from the coding sequence TTGAGACCCGATCGGATCGCGGCCCGGTTGACCGAGACCGCCGAAATTGCGGCCGCCGTCGAACGGGCCGCCGCCGACGACCCGTCCACGGTCGTGGCCATGCCGGCCACCCACGCGATTCTGCTGGCCGAGGTCGTTGTACGCAGCGCCCGCCCGCACCTTCTGGTGGTCGCCGACGAAAACCGCGCCGAGGAGCTCCTGCGCGAATTCGAACTTTGGGCGGGCGGACTGGAGGTACTGCCGTTCCCCGCGCCCGACCACCTGATGCATGCTCAGGTGAGCACCGACCATGGGATCCTGGCCGCCCGCAGCCGGGTGCTAAAGCGCCTGACGCTGGCCGCGTCGGCCCCGGTTGATCGGGGATTCCTGATCGTTGCCTCGGCCCGGGCGCTTTTGCCCAAGCTCTGCCCGGCCCGCGAGTTCGCGGAACGTCTGCTGGCCCTGGAACCCGGCATGGTGCTGCCCCCGGCGCGGCTGGCCACGCGTCTGCTTGACCTGGGTTTTCGACGTTCGCCGCTGGTGGAGGAGCCGGGCGAATTCGTCCAGCGGGGCGGTCTGCTGGACTTCTTTCCAGCCGATTCGGCGCATCCCATCCGGGTCGATTTCTTCGATGACGAGATCGAATCGCTGCGTTATTTCGAGGTCGCCGACCAGCGCTCCGGCGCCCCTCTGGAGACCTGGGAGGTCGCGTCCGCGACCGAGCATCCGGTCTGGCGCGGCCCGCAGGTGGCGGCGGATCTGGGCAAGCTCGACATCGATGGTCTCAGACGCGCCGACCAGGACCGACTGTATCGCCAGCTGGCCCTGCTGGCCGAGGGGTCGTACTTCGACGCTGCGCCTTTTCTCTTGGCCTCCGGCCAGGGCGAATCCTCCAGCCTGCTTGACTTCGCCGGCGCCGCGCGCCTGGTGGTCGAAGATCCCGACGCGATAGCCTGGGCGCTGCGCGAACAGTCCGGCGCCGAGGAGCGCCTGCGCGCTCAACTGCTCAAGGACCGCCAGTTGCCGCGCGGAATCGGAACACCGCTAAACGACCCGGCGCCGCTTATCGGGGCGCTCGAGTCCGCCCATCTCAGGCTGCTGCAGAGCGGTTCGGGGCCCGGTGCCGACGAGGTTTACGCCACCGAGGCTTTTTCCTCGCCCGAATCGTACGGCGGGCGCCTGCTGCACATGGCCAACGAACTGGCCGAGAGCGGGCTGGCGACGATCCTGGCCAGCTACCAGGGGGACCGGCTGGTCGATCTGCTGACCGAGCACGGAGTCTGGGCCACGCCGCTGGCCGAGGCCGGCGGCCGGCTCGGGCCGGGTGACGTGGTGGTCGTTCGGGCCTCGCTGATGCGGGGCTGGCGGCACCGAGACCTGGGCTTACAGCTGCTCACCGACGCCGAGATTTTCGGACGGATGCGCCGCCGCGCCGCGCCGGCCGCCAAACCGGCCGTCGACGAGGAATTCCTGCTTGATCTGTCCGAAGGGGACTACGTCGTTCACGTCGAGCACGGAATCGGGCGTTACCGCGGCGTGGTGCGGCTGGCCAATGCGGCCGGCGACCGCGAGTATCTGCAGATCGAATACGCCCGCGACGGCAAGCTCTACGTCCCGGTCGATCAGCTGGGTCGGGTGCAGCGGTTCGTCGGCGCCGGCGAAGCCACTCCCAGGCTTTCCCGGTTGGGCACCAAGGACTGGACCCGCGCCAAGCGAAAGGCGTCCGGGGCGGCGCGCGAGATTGCGGCCGAGCTGCTCGAGATCTACGCCACCCGCGAGAGCGGTCCGGGTCACTCGTTCGGACCGGACTCGGACTGGCAGCTTTCCATGGAGCAGGCATTTCCGTTCGTTGAAACCCCCGACCAGCTCACCGCCATTGAGCAGGTGAAGGCCGACATGGAATCCGACCGGCCGATGGACCGCCTTATCTGCGGCGACGTCGGATTCGGAAAGACCGAGGTCGCGGTGCGGGCCGCGTTCAAGGCCGCCCAGGAGGGTAAGCAGGTCGCCATCCTGGTGCCGACCACGATTCTGGCGCAGCAGCACCACGACACCTTTCGGCGCCGGCTCGGTTCCTTTCCGCTGCGGGTGGCGCTGCTCTCGCGCTTCCAGTCGCCCGGGCGCCAAAAAAAGATCGTCGCGGATCTGGAAACCGGCGCCGTAGACATCGTCATCGGCACCCACCGATTGCTCTCGCGCGACATCAATTTCGCCGACCTGGGTCTGGTGGTTGTAGACGAGGAGCAGCGGTTCGGCGTGGCCCAGAAGGAACGCCTCAAGAAACTGCGGGCCGAGGTGGACGTCCTGACCCTCACCGCCACCCCTATCCCGCGGACCCTGCACATGGCGCTGACCGAGGTGCGCGACATTTCGGTGATCGAATCTCCCCCGCACGACCGCCGACCGGTCAAGTCGTACGTGACCGCCTACGACGAGGGCGTCGTCCGCGAGGCGATCGATTCCGAACTGGCCCGCGGCGGCCAGGTGTTCGTCGTCCACAACCGGGTCAATTCGATCTACGGCGCGGCCGCCAAGATCTCCAGGATCTGTCCGGGCGCCAAGGTGGCGGTAGCCCACGGCCAGATGCCGTCGAGCGCGCTGGAGTCGGTGATGGTCGAATTCGCGGGCGGCCAGCACGACGTCCTGGTCTGCACCGCGATCATCGAAAACGGGGTCGACCTGCCGAACGTCAACACCCTGGTCGTAGACGAATGCTGGATGTTTGGGCTGGCCCAGCTCTACCAGCTGCGCGGCCGGGTGGGAAGGTCGGCAACCCAGGCCTACGCGTATTTCCTCTACTCGCGCGAGGACCGCCTGACCGAAGCGGCGCAAAAACGCCTGCAGGCCGTGCTGGAGGCCAACGATCTCGGCGCCGGCCTGCGCCTGGCGATGCGGGATCTGCAGATCCGCGGCGCCGGCGACATGCTGGGCGCCAACCAGTCCGGATTCGCCAATTCGGTTGGCCTTTACATGTATCTGCAGATGGTCCGCGACGCGGTCCGCGAGGCCAAGGGATCAGGCCCCGCCGACGGCCAGCAGCGACGCCCGCTCACCCCGGTCGATTTGCCGCTGAGCGCCTACATCCCCGACGAATACGCCGGGACGTACGCGGCCAAGCTGCGCGAATACCAGCGCCTGGTGCGCGCTGACACGGTGAGCGCGGTCGAAGCGGTGGCGGCGGGCCTGCGCGACCGGTTCGGCGAGTTCCCCGATCCGGTGGCCAACCTCATATACGTGGCCAAGGTGCGAGCCCACGCCACCGAACTGGGGATCGATTCGATCGCCACCACCGGCGCCGACCTGGTGATGCGGATGGACCCCGAGAGATTCGTCGACCGGGCCGATTTGCGGCGCCGACTGGGCCCCGGCGCGCGCCTCGGACAGCTCGGGATCACCTGGCCGGACTTTGAAGATTTCCCGGACTGGCGCCAGCGCCTGCTCGGCTACTTTGAGCACTCTCGCGCCGATCGGGTCGGACGCTCGGCGCCCGCCGCACCGGGCTAG
- a CDS encoding aminoacyl-tRNA hydrolase, giving the protein MGLVDLFRPGPEPERLLVFLGNPGREHAGARHNIGWRVGRKMLADNPGPGPRRRYRGRLAVREIGGDPVGLLFPHTFMNASGNSVRAALGGLGLATDRLVVIHDDMDLGFASLRVRFGGSAGGHRGIRSIIAALGTDQFLRFKLGIGRPPPGLDPAEYVLQGFTRAQKPAVERMVAAAQAGLSEAGIATPEQLMNRFNRNWADPH; this is encoded by the coding sequence ATGGGTCTGGTTGATCTCTTCCGGCCCGGACCGGAGCCGGAAAGGCTGCTGGTTTTTCTGGGCAATCCCGGGCGCGAACACGCCGGCGCGCGGCACAACATCGGTTGGCGCGTGGGCCGCAAAATGCTTGCCGACAACCCCGGCCCGGGTCCCCGGCGGCGCTATCGCGGTCGCCTTGCGGTGCGCGAGATCGGCGGCGATCCCGTCGGACTGCTGTTTCCACACACTTTCATGAACGCGTCCGGCAATTCGGTGCGCGCGGCGCTCGGAGGCCTGGGCCTGGCGACGGACCGCTTGGTCGTGATCCATGACGATATGGATCTGGGTTTTGCCAGCCTGCGCGTCCGCTTTGGCGGCTCGGCCGGCGGTCACCGCGGGATCAGGTCTATCATCGCCGCGCTGGGAACCGACCAGTTCCTGCGCTTCAAGCTCGGGATCGGACGTCCGCCGCCGGGCCTGGATCCGGCCGAGTACGTGCTGCAGGGGTTTACGCGGGCCCAGAAACCGGCGGTCGAGCGGATGGTCGCCGCCGCTCAGGCGGGGCTCTCCGAAGCGGGGATTGCAACGCCCGAGCAGTTGATGAACCGGTTCAACCGCAACTGGGCCGACCCGCATTGA